The Inquilinus sp. Marseille-Q2685 genomic interval CGAGCGGCCGGTGCGTCAATAGCGCCGCCTTATCCTTGCCCCCGATACAGCGCCATGGCAGCGGGCAGCTCGGCCTGCAGCGCCTGGATCCGGGTGGAATCGGCGGGGTGGGTCGACATGAATTCCGGCGGCGCGCCGCGGCCCTCGGCCTGGGCCATCGCCTCCCAGAAGCGTACGGCTTCCTGGGGGTCGTAGCCGGCCCGTGCCATCGCCTGGACCCCGAGCCGGTCGGCCTCCAGCTCCTGGTCGCGTGAATAGGGCAGGATCACCCCATACTGCACGCCGGCGCCGAGCAGGCCGGCGATCTGGTCCGTGGCCGCCATGTCGCCGGCCTGCATTGCCGCCATCAACGCCTGCATGCCGATCTCCGCCGCCATGCTGCGGCTGATCCGCCGGGCGCCATGCCGGGCGTGGACATGGCTGATCTCGTGCCCGACCACGGCGGCCAGCTGCGCGTCGCTGCCGGCCACGGAGAACATGCCCTCATAGACCCCGACCTTGTTGCCGGGCACCGCGAAGGCGTTCATCTCATGACCCTGGAAGACCACGAACTCCCATTCCGCCGGGTTGCCGCCGGTGGCCGAGACCAGCCGGCCCGCCACCTGAGCCAGCATCCGGTTCATCTCCGCATTGCCGGACGCCGCCCGCTCGGCACGGAGCTTGGACCAGGTCTGCTGGCCCAGTTCCGCTTCCTGCTGCGGCGAGACCAGGATGAAATCCCCGCCCTCGCCGCCGGGCACGCAGCCGACGACCAGGGTGCCGGTCGCGCCCACCAGGGCGACGAGGACCTTGCGGCGGTGCAGAGTCAGACTCCGACACATCGAACGTCTTGCTCCCCCTTGCTGTCGTTCGATGCGGTCAACCCGCGGCCGCGGGCAAAAGATCCCGCTTCATGACGATGGCGTCGACCGCGGCGGCGCCGACCTTGTAGTAGCCCTTGCGGATGCCGGCCTCGCGGAAGCCGGCGCCTCGATAGAGCGCGAGCGCCGCCGCATTGTCGGTCGCGACCTCGAGGAACAAGGCCTTCGCGCCCGCCGACGCGCAGCGGTCGACCAGCGCATCGAGCAGCAGGCGCCCGCCGCCCCGGCGGCGCCGGCCGGGCAGCAGCCCGATCGACAGCAGCTCCGCTTCGTCCGCCGCCACCCGGCCCAGGGCATAGCCGGCCGGCTCTCCCGCCTCGTCCAGAGCGATCAGCGTCAGCACGCCGGGGCCGGCCAGAAGCTGCGCCAGCTGCTCCGGCGCCCAGGCCTCGGCGAAGGCGGATTCGTACAGGGCCGACAGCACCGCGGCCTCGGCCGGGCCGGCCTCGACGATGCGCATCACGGCTTGGGCACCGGCGCGGCCAGGGGCACCGCGTCGGGCGGCCGGACGTAAATCGGCGGCGGCGGCCCCTCGCGGGCCTGGTCCGCGCGGTCCTCGGCCATCCGGGCCACGGTGGCCGGATCGATCGCGGCGGAACCGGCGCGGCGGATATCCGGCCGGCCGGCCAGCGCGGGCAGCACCAGATGGGCGCCGTCGCCGGCGACGGTCACGGGACCGGGCGGAATCAGAGCCGCCAGCTCGGCGGCGGGCAGGCACAGCGGCTCACCCAGCGGAGTGCCCGCGGCGTCGAACAGCCGGGCGAAGGGCTCGGCCCGACGCCCGTCCAGCGCCACCAGGATCGTGCCCGCGGCGACCGGGCCGAGATCGGCCAGCACGGCGTCGAAGCTGGGGATGCCGACGATCCCGCGGCCGGTCCCGAGCGCCAGGCCGCCGACCGCGGCGAGCCCGACCCGGAGCCCGGTGAAGGATCCGGGACCGGTGGTGACGCCGAACAGCTCGATCTCCCCGGGCGCGACCCCGGCCTCGTCCAGCACCTCCAGCACCAGCGGCATCAGCCGGGCCGCGTGGCCCTGGGCCATCGCCTCGGTCCGCGCGGCCAGCACCCGCCCGTTACGCCGCACCGCCACGCCGCAGCCGGCGCCGGCCGCATCGAGCCCGAGCACGATCACGCGCCGGCTCCTGCACATGCCGCGGACATTCGGGCGCTGTTCATAGTGAAATCCGGTCCGTACACGCTCTCACACGATCCGGCAGGCTTCCTCGAAGGCCAGGCGCGGACGGCGGGGGAATTCCTTGCTGCGGTCGACATAGCCGATATCGACCAGGAGGCTGGAGCGCCAACGCGTGCCGGAAAGGAAGGCCGCGTCGACCTTGGCGCGGTCGAACTCGCCCACCAGCCAGCAGCCGAGGCCGAGGCCGCGCGCCGCCATGATCAGATAGGCGGCCTGCATCGCCGCGTCGCGATGCGCCGTCTCCTGCGCCAGGTCGGGCCGGGCGGCGAAGCGGATCGCCGTCTCCGGCTCGTCCGGCAGCAGCTTCGGCAGATGCTCGTGGAAGGCCGAATCATAGGCCACGATCGCGGTCACCGGCGCCTGCAGCGTCGCACCCAGCACCTCCGGATCGACCGCGGGCCGCAGCGCCGCCTTGCCGGGCTCGGAGGTGACGAAGACGATCCGCGCCGGACAGGAATTGGCGCTGGTCGGCCCCCGCTTCATCAGGTCATAGACCGCTCGGAGCGTCGCCTCCGGGATCGCCTCGTCGAGGAAGGCGCATCGGGTGCGGGCCTCCCGGAACAGCGTGTCGAGCGCGATCTTGTCGAGCGCCATGGCCGTCTGCCGCAGAAAGTCTCAGCTGGCGGCAGGTAAGCCCAACCCGCGATCCGCGGCAAGCCGCGCGGAATCGAGCTCGACGAGATCGTTCCCACGGATCATGGCCCGGACATCGCGGATATAGGCCGTTCCGCGCGTGGAATAGCGCAGGAGGGTCGACGCCAGGTCATAGCCGTCAAGCTTCTGCCGCGCAGCTCGGAGATCCGCGCGGCGGGCGCGGAAGCCGGCATAGGCCGGATGGGTGTTGAGGTTGCGGGCATAGGAGGCGACGCCGTCGATCAGCCGGTCGAAGGCGGCGTAGCGCACCGCCGATCCCGCCGTCTGGCCGAACAGGGCGTTGCGGCGCTGGGCGCTGTAGGAGGTGCCCCAGCCCGATTCGACCGCGGCCTGGGCCAGGGCCAGGGACGGCGGCACCACGTCGACCCGCAGCAGCAGCTCGTCGATGTCGCCGTCGGCCACGCCGTAGCGCTCGCCCAGCTCCGCCAGCCAGGCCCGTGAATCCGCCGAGGGCGCCAGGCCGAGATGCTGCAGCCCCTGCAACGCCAGCAGCCGGTCGCGGTCGTGGCGGATGTCCTCGTTGACCCGCAGCACCAGCGGCAGCAGGGCGTTGAAGAACAGATCCTTGCGCAGATCGGTCGAATTCAGCCGGCGCAGGTCGGCGGGCATCGCCTCGACCAGCAGGCGCGGCACCTCGGCCTCGCCGTCGCGCACCTCGGTGAGAGTGTAGTCTGCGCTGTCGAAGATGTCGCTGAGCTTGCCCGCGCTGTCGACCTTGAGGACGATGTCCGAGGTCTTGTCGATCGGCGGCACGGCCGAGGCAGGCAGAACCTGTTCCTGCTGCGGCGGCAGATCCGCCACCTGCAGCTCGGCTTGCGGTTGATCGGTGGTGATCGGGGAGGGTGCCGCCGGCTCAGCCAGGGCGGCGAAGGGCACGATCAGCAAAAGGCCGGCCAAGGCGGCGGCCGGTCGAAACACACGGAACTGCATGGACCTCGTTCTTGGTTGCGCCCGGGCCAGCGGTCCCGGGCGCCCCGCCTATCGGCACGACCGGGTCCGCGGGCGCCCCTCGAACCGGGGCGCCGCCGGGTGGAGCGCAGCCCGCCGTCAGGCGACGGCGCGCACCTCCGTCACTTCGGGGATGTAGTGGCGCAGCATGTTCTCGATGCCGGCCTTCAGCGTCATGGTCGAGCTGGGGCAGCCGGAGCAGGAGCCCTGCATGTGCAGATACACCACGCCGTGCTCGTAGCCCTGGAAGATGATGTCGCCCCCGTCCTGGGCCACGGCAGGCCGGACGCGGGTGTCGATCAGCTCCCGGATCTGGGCTTCGATCTCGGACTCCTCGGCCGACTGGGAGCCCTCCGCCGCCGTCTCGGCCAGGATGACCGGCCGGCCCGCGGTGAAATGCTCCATGATCACGCCGAGGATCGAAGGCTTCAGCACGTACCAGTCAAGGGTGTCGGCCTTGCTCACGGTCACGAAATCGGTGCCGAGAAACACGCCGGTGACGCCCTCGATCTCGAACAGGCGCTGCGCCAGGGGCGACCGCGCCGCCGTCTCCGGCGACGGGAAGTTGGCGGTGCCCGCATCCATCACCGCGCGGCCCGGCAGGAACTTCAGGCTCGCCGGGTTGGGTGTCTGCTCGGTCTGGATGAACATGGACACGGTTCCTTCGATATGCCCGGCCCTCATGGCCGCGGCGCCGGCAGGGTGAAGACGACGGCCAGGAAGATCAAGACGAAACCGGGCACGACAGAGTCGCGCGCCAGTTGCGGCCGACCGTCCGGACCGTTGCTCGCGCAACCTCACCGTCCCGACGAGGTCGGATAGGGGGCGGTGATTACGGCTGATTTGTGGCGCCCGGCCCGGTCATTCAAGATGTCGCAGGGCGTGGCGGGCGATCTTCCACATCGCGGTCGGCAGCCCGGCCTCGCCCAGCCGATCCGGCGGCACAAGGATTCCGCCTTCGACCGGCGCGTCGAGGCGGCCGGCCGCCACCGTCAGCTCGAAGTCGAAATGGGTGAAGCCGTGCCGCACCAGGCCGGGCAGCAGGCGCCAGCCGCTGCCGCCCGGCGCCTCGGCCAGCACCGCGGCGAGATCCGGCATCGGCTGCTCGAGCCAGGCGGAGGACGGCACCTCCATCATCCCGCCCAGCATCCCCTTGGGCGGCCGGCGGCGCAGCAGCACCTGGCCGCGCGCATCGGTCAGCCAGAAGGCCACGGCGCGGCGGGTCGGCTTGGCCGCCTTGGCCCGCTTGGCCGGCAGGGCCTCGGCGGTGCCGCGCTTCCGGGCCCGGCAGGGCGCGGACCAGGGGCAGAGGATGCATTTCGGGCTGCGCGGGGGGCAGATGGTGGCGCCGAGATCCATCACCGCCTGGGCGTAGTCGCCCGGCCGAAGGATCGGGGTCAGGGCGGCGGCGTGGGTCTTCAGGATCGGCTTGGCCGGCGGCAGCGGCGTCTCCACCGCGAAGATCCGGGCCATCACCCGCTCGACATTGCCGTCCATCACCGCGGCCGGCCGGTCGAAGGCGATCGCCGCGATCGCCGCCGCGGTGTAGTCGCCGATCCCCGGCAGCTGCCGCAATTCCGCCTCCTCCGACGGGAACACTCCGCCATGGCGTTCCACCACCAGGACGGCGCAGCGATGCATGTTCCGGGCCCGGGCGTAGTAGCCGAGCCCCGCCCAGGCGCGCAGGACCTCCTCCACCGGCGCCGCGGCCAGGTCGGCCACGGTCGGCCAGCGCCGGGTGAAGTCGAGGAAATAGTCCTTCACCGCCGCCACGGTGGTCTGCTGCAGCATGATCTCGCTGAGCCAGACCCGGTACGGGTCCGCCCGCTGCCCCGGCGGCGCCCGCCAGGGCAGGACGCGGCGGTGCCGGTCGTACCAGGCCAGGAGCGACGGGGCGAAGTCGGCAGGGGTGAATTCGGCGGACGTGGCTGTGTCGGGCATGGCTCGCGTTGCCGCTCGGGGGTGCATTGCGCCACTATAGGCACCCGAGTCCCGCAATTCGATCCGATCCTGCAGCTGCCGATGAGCTATCCGAGATCCATGGCCGCCCTGGTCCCCGCCCTCGCCCGCAAGGCGCTGGGCGGCGGGCGCAGCGCCATCGGCAGCCTGTTCGCGGACTGGCCGTCGGTGGTCGGCGAGCACTGGGCCGACCGGGCGGTGCCGGAGAGGCTGAGCTTCCCGGCCGGGAAGCGCGACGGCGGCACGTTGGCGCTCAGGGTCGACCCGGCCGACGCCCTGCTGCTGCAGCACGATCAGGACCGGCTGATCGAGCGGATCAACGGCCATTTCGGCTATGCCGCGATCACCCGGATCAAGCTGGTGCAGGCCCCCTTGGCCCGCCAGCCCGCGACACCGCGCCGCCGTTCCCTGACCCCGGCGGAAGAGGCGATGCTGGAAGGGCCGCTGGAAGCGGTGGACGACCCCGAGTGGAAATCCCGACTTGCGGCCTTCGGCCGGGCGCTCTATGCCCGGACGCCACCGCGATGAAGTCGGGCGCGATGATGCTGAAATCGGTGCGACGAGGCCCGGATCCCATGGAGATCACCCGATGCTGAAGACCCTGCTCGCCGGCTTGGCCCTGGCCGCCGCGACGTTCATGGCCGGATCGGCCTCGGCCCAGGACACTGGGAAGGCCTGGGATCCGAAGATCACCGACACCGACTACGTGCTCGGCAAGGCCGACGCGCCGGTGACGATGCTGGAATTCGCCTCCTTCACCTGCCCGCACTGCGCCGCCTTCAGCAACGACGTGCTGCCGCAGATCGAGAAGGCCTATGTCGACACCGGCAAGGTCAAGATCGTGTTCCGCCAGTTCCCGCTGAACGGTCTGGACCTGCGGGCCGGGATGATGGCGCGCTGCGCCCCGCGCGAGCAGTATTTCAACATCGCCAAGGTGCTGTTCCAGACCCAGCAGAGCTGGGCCATGGCCAGCGACCCGATCGGCGCCCTGGCGCAGATCGGCGGCATGGCCGGGCTGCCGAAGGACAAGTTCGACGCCTGCCTGGCCGACAACAGCGTCGCCGACGGCATCGTCAACGGCATGCAGGCGGCGCAGACGGAATACCAGGTCGACGCCACCCCGACCTTCGTCATCGAGGGCGAGAAGGTGGCGGGCGA includes:
- the rimI gene encoding ribosomal protein S18-alanine N-acetyltransferase — its product is MRIVEAGPAEAAVLSALYESAFAEAWAPEQLAQLLAGPGVLTLIALDEAGEPAGYALGRVAADEAELLSIGLLPGRRRRGGGRLLLDALVDRCASAGAKALFLEVATDNAAALALYRGAGFREAGIRKGYYKVGAAAVDAIVMKRDLLPAAAG
- a CDS encoding NifU family protein; protein product: MFIQTEQTPNPASLKFLPGRAVMDAGTANFPSPETAARSPLAQRLFEIEGVTGVFLGTDFVTVSKADTLDWYVLKPSILGVIMEHFTAGRPVILAETAAEGSQSAEESEIEAQIRELIDTRVRPAVAQDGGDIIFQGYEHGVVYLHMQGSCSGCPSSTMTLKAGIENMLRHYIPEVTEVRAVA
- the tsaB gene encoding tRNA (adenosine(37)-N6)-threonylcarbamoyltransferase complex dimerization subunit type 1 TsaB, with the translated sequence MIVLGLDAAGAGCGVAVRRNGRVLAARTEAMAQGHAARLMPLVLEVLDEAGVAPGEIELFGVTTGPGSFTGLRVGLAAVGGLALGTGRGIVGIPSFDAVLADLGPVAAGTILVALDGRRAEPFARLFDAAGTPLGEPLCLPAAELAALIPPGPVTVAGDGAHLVLPALAGRPDIRRAGSAAIDPATVARMAEDRADQAREGPPPPIYVRPPDAVPLAAPVPKP
- a CDS encoding DsbA family protein; the protein is MLKTLLAGLALAAATFMAGSASAQDTGKAWDPKITDTDYVLGKADAPVTMLEFASFTCPHCAAFSNDVLPQIEKAYVDTGKVKIVFRQFPLNGLDLRAGMMARCAPREQYFNIAKVLFQTQQSWAMASDPIGALAQIGGMAGLPKDKFDACLADNSVADGIVNGMQAAQTEYQVDATPTFVIEGEKVAGENSFDSFKAIFDRKLAEKGVATN
- the mutY gene encoding A/G-specific adenine glycosylase; this translates as MPDTATSAEFTPADFAPSLLAWYDRHRRVLPWRAPPGQRADPYRVWLSEIMLQQTTVAAVKDYFLDFTRRWPTVADLAAAPVEEVLRAWAGLGYYARARNMHRCAVLVVERHGGVFPSEEAELRQLPGIGDYTAAAIAAIAFDRPAAVMDGNVERVMARIFAVETPLPPAKPILKTHAAALTPILRPGDYAQAVMDLGATICPPRSPKCILCPWSAPCRARKRGTAEALPAKRAKAAKPTRRAVAFWLTDARGQVLLRRRPPKGMLGGMMEVPSSAWLEQPMPDLAAVLAEAPGGSGWRLLPGLVRHGFTHFDFELTVAAGRLDAPVEGGILVPPDRLGEAGLPTAMWKIARHALRHLE
- a CDS encoding M48 family metallopeptidase, which gives rise to MCRSLTLHRRKVLVALVGATGTLVVGCVPGGEGGDFILVSPQQEAELGQQTWSKLRAERAASGNAEMNRMLAQVAGRLVSATGGNPAEWEFVVFQGHEMNAFAVPGNKVGVYEGMFSVAGSDAQLAAVVGHEISHVHARHGARRISRSMAAEIGMQALMAAMQAGDMAATDQIAGLLGAGVQYGVILPYSRDQELEADRLGVQAMARAGYDPQEAVRFWEAMAQAEGRGAPPEFMSTHPADSTRIQALQAELPAAMALYRGQG
- a CDS encoding DUF721 domain-containing protein, which encodes MSYPRSMAALVPALARKALGGGRSAIGSLFADWPSVVGEHWADRAVPERLSFPAGKRDGGTLALRVDPADALLLQHDQDRLIERINGHFGYAAITRIKLVQAPLARQPATPRRRSLTPAEEAMLEGPLEAVDDPEWKSRLAAFGRALYARTPPR
- a CDS encoding malonic semialdehyde reductase, translated to MALDKIALDTLFREARTRCAFLDEAIPEATLRAVYDLMKRGPTSANSCPARIVFVTSEPGKAALRPAVDPEVLGATLQAPVTAIVAYDSAFHEHLPKLLPDEPETAIRFAARPDLAQETAHRDAAMQAAYLIMAARGLGLGCWLVGEFDRAKVDAAFLSGTRWRSSLLVDIGYVDRSKEFPRRPRLAFEEACRIV
- a CDS encoding glucosaminidase domain-containing protein → MQFRVFRPAAALAGLLLIVPFAALAEPAAPSPITTDQPQAELQVADLPPQQEQVLPASAVPPIDKTSDIVLKVDSAGKLSDIFDSADYTLTEVRDGEAEVPRLLVEAMPADLRRLNSTDLRKDLFFNALLPLVLRVNEDIRHDRDRLLALQGLQHLGLAPSADSRAWLAELGERYGVADGDIDELLLRVDVVPPSLALAQAAVESGWGTSYSAQRRNALFGQTAGSAVRYAAFDRLIDGVASYARNLNTHPAYAGFRARRADLRAARQKLDGYDLASTLLRYSTRGTAYIRDVRAMIRGNDLVELDSARLAADRGLGLPAAS